Proteins found in one Xenopus laevis strain J_2021 chromosome 1L, Xenopus_laevis_v10.1, whole genome shotgun sequence genomic segment:
- the pnp.L gene encoding purine nucleoside phosphorylase L homeolog (The RefSeq protein has 1 frameshift compared to this genomic sequence): protein MSEKESCTYEEYKQTSDWLLSKTKHRPIVAIVCGSGLGGLGELLKDQQAFNYCDIPNFPKSTVPGHAGRLIFGNLSGKPCVCMQGRFHFYEGYPLWKVTFPVRVFHLMGVEAIILTNAAGGLNQEFSVGDIMVIKDHINMVGFAGQNPLFGHNEDRFGPRFPPMSDAYNKNMRSLLLAAGKELGYNNMREGVYCGLGGPNFETIAECRFLNKLGADAVGMSTVHEVVVARHCGLRILGISLITNKAYGL from the exons TTGCACATATGAGGAGTATAAACAGACATCAGACTGGCTTCTATCCAAAACAAAACATCGTCCCATTGTGGCCATTGTGTGCGGCTCTGGGCTTGGTGGACTAGGGGAACTTCTTAAAGATCAACAGGCTTTCAATTACTGCGACATACCCAACTTCCCCAAGAGCACAG TTCCTGGCCATGCGGGGCGTCTGATATTTGGAAACCTTAGTGGGAAGCCATGTGTATGCATGCAAGGCCGCTTTCATTTCTATGAAGGCTACCCACTGTGGAAG GTGACATTTCCAGTTCGAGTGTTCCACCTAATGGGAGTTGAGGCCATCATTTTAACTAATGCTGCCGGAGGTCTGAACCAAGAGTTCAGTGTAGGAGACATCATGGTGATAAAGGATCACATCAACATGGTAGGATTTGCAGGACAAAATCCATTGTTTGGCCATAATGAAGACAG GTTTGGTCCTCGTTTCCCCCCTATGTCAGATGCATATAACAAGAACATGAGGAGTCTGTTGCTAGCTGCTGGCAAGGAGCTGGGTTATAATAATATGAGAGAAGGGGTGTATTGTGGTCTTGGGGGACCTAACTTTGAAACAATTGCTGAATGCCGATTTCTCAACAAGTTAGGTGCAGATGCTGTAG gtatgaGCACAGTACATGAGGTGGTTGTTGCCAGACACTGCGGCCTGCGCATCCTGGGAATATCACTAATTACCAACAAAGCT TATGGACTATGA
- the pnp.L gene encoding purine nucleoside phosphorylase L homeolog isoform X1 has product MSEKESCTYEEYKQTSDWLLSKTKHRPIVAIVCGSGLGGLGELLKDQQAFNYCDIPNFPKSTVPGHAGRLIFGNLSGKPCVCMQGRFHFYEGYPLWKVTFPVRVFHLMGVEAIILTNAAGGLNQEFSVGDIMVIKDHINMVGFAGQNPLFGHNEDRFGPRFPPMSDAYNKNMRSLLLAAGKELGYNNMREGVYCGLGGPNFETIAECRFLNKLGADAVGMSTVHEVVVARHCGLRILGISLITNKAVMDYDSNFTANHEEVLQAGKDSAKYMEKLVSTFLQRLDLNKV; this is encoded by the exons TTGCACATATGAGGAGTATAAACAGACATCAGACTGGCTTCTATCCAAAACAAAACATCGTCCCATTGTGGCCATTGTGTGCGGCTCTGGGCTTGGTGGACTAGGGGAACTTCTTAAAGATCAACAGGCTTTCAATTACTGCGACATACCCAACTTCCCCAAGAGCACAG TTCCTGGCCATGCGGGGCGTCTGATATTTGGAAACCTTAGTGGGAAGCCATGTGTATGCATGCAAGGCCGCTTTCATTTCTATGAAGGCTACCCACTGTGGAAG GTGACATTTCCAGTTCGAGTGTTCCACCTAATGGGAGTTGAGGCCATCATTTTAACTAATGCTGCCGGAGGTCTGAACCAAGAGTTCAGTGTAGGAGACATCATGGTGATAAAGGATCACATCAACATGGTAGGATTTGCAGGACAAAATCCATTGTTTGGCCATAATGAAGACAG GTTTGGTCCTCGTTTCCCCCCTATGTCAGATGCATATAACAAGAACATGAGGAGTCTGTTGCTAGCTGCTGGCAAGGAGCTGGGTTATAATAATATGAGAGAAGGGGTGTATTGTGGTCTTGGGGGACCTAACTTTGAAACAATTGCTGAATGCCGATTTCTCAACAAGTTAGGTGCAGATGCTGTAG gtatgaGCACAGTACATGAGGTGGTTGTTGCCAGACACTGCGGCCTGCGCATCCTGGGAATATCACTAATTACCAACAAAGCTGTTATGGACTATGACAGTAATTTCACTGCCAACCACGAGGAAGTGCTTCAAGCTGGCAAAGATAGTGCCAAATATATGGAGAAGCTTGTAAGCACTTTCCTGCAGCGCTTGGACCTAAATAAAGTGTGA